The segment ATGCCCAGGAGCAAGGAAATGAGGCTTCCGGCGCCGGCCATCTGCGCCAGCAGGTAGAAAAAGCAGACGGCCAAAGTGGTCAGGGCCGCGGCGATCCGCACCGGGCGCTGGCGCAGCCGGAACGAAAGCACATCGGCCATGGTGAACTTGCCCGTGTTGCGCATTAGTTCGGCGACAAGCAGCAACGCGACAAGCCACGCCACGAGGAACCCGATGGAGTACAGGAAGCCGTCGTAGCCGTTGACGGCGATCGCCCCGGTGATCCCGAGGAAGGAGGCCGCGGAGAGGTAGTCTCCGGCGATGGCGGTGCCGTTCTGCGAACCGGTGAACGAGCGCCCGGCGGCATAGTAGTCGGCAGCCGTTTTGTTGTTCCGGCTGGCCCGGAAAACGATCACCATGGTGACCAGGACGAACAGGGCAAAGATGCCCATGTTCAACAGCGTGGTGTCCTTAAGAGCGGCAACGTTGACCATCGGGACCATGGCGCTCATTTCGCTGCCCCCCGCATTGCGCTGCCCTTGTCGAACTCATGGCCCTCGATCTCATTCCGGATTTCCGTGGCGATCGGGTCCAGTTTCCGGTTGGAGTAGTGAACGTACCAGGCCGTAATTCCGAAAGTTGAGACGAACTGCAGCAGGCCCAGGACCAGGCCGACGTTGATGTTGCCCCACAGCTTGGTGGACATGAAGCCCACCGCGTAGTCAGCCAGCAGGACGTAAGCGAAGTACCAAAGCAGGAATGCGATGGCCATTGGAAAGACAAAACTGCGGTGGCGCTTGCGGAGCTCCTGAAACTGCCCCGTTTGCTGGACTTCCTGGAAATCAACGGACGCCGCTGCGTCCGGTGTCTGGGCCTCGTTACCCATGGCTTCCTCCTGGTTGTGGATGTCTACACCGACCACACACTCCCGGCCGACGTGACTGGAATCACTATACGCCGGGCAGCTGCGCCACTTCCAGATTCACCGGCATAGGCGTCGCCCAGCGGACACGTTGCTGCGCCGAACGGCGGGTTCGCTAGTCTTGCTCCATGCCGGATTCCCCGCTCGTCACCGCCGCCGCCATTGCGGTCATCGTCCTCGCCGTGGCGGTCGTCGTCGGGGTGGGCCTCAAGGTGATCCGTTCCTTCCGCGAGCTGGGAACCGACGCCGAGAGGGCCACTTACCAGACCCTGCACGCGGCGTCGCGCGCGGGACAGCACCTGCGAACCGGGCTCCACGCGGCGGGAGCGGCCAAAGCGAGCAGGCAATTGCGTTCCCTGCTTGGCTGCGACGCCCTGGCGATCACGGACACCGAGTCCGTCCTGGCGTGGGACGGCGCAGCGGAAGAGCTCAAAGCCGTCCTTATGGAGCTCGCCTCGGGAGTTCTCTCCGACGGACGGACCGTGGTTGTCCCGGCTTCGCACGCACTGAACGCCGTCGTCGCGCCGATCAGGGCCGGAAACCGCGTGGTGGGAGCCGTCGCGGCCTTCGCCCCGCAAACCGGTGCCGGGTTGGTCCGGGCGACAAGCGAGCTGGCCGACTGGGTGGCCGTGCAAGTGGAATTGGCCGAACTCGATGCTTCCCGCACCTTGCTCATGGAGGCCGAAGTCCGGGCCCTGCGCGCACAGATCAGTCCCCACTTCATCTACAACTCGCTCAACGCCATTGCCTCGTTCATCAACACTGACCCCGCCAGGGCGAGGGAGTTGGTGGTCGAGTTCGCGGATTTCACCCGGTATTCCTTCCGCCGCCACGGCGATTTCACCACCTTGGCCGAGGAACTTCGGAGCATCGACCGCTACTTGCTGTTGGAGAAGGCACGCTTCGGCGACCGGGTACAAGTGAGCCTCAGGATCGCGCCCGAAGTCCTGAGCACGGTGATTCCCTTCCTGAGCCTTCAGCCGCTCGTGGAAAACGCCGTGCGCCATGGGTTTGAAGCGAAGGAAGGACCCGGGCACATCACCATCTGCGCCAACGACTCCGGCGCCTTCGCGGAGGTCACCATCGAGGACGACGGCGTGGGCATTGATCCGGAACACCTGCGCTCTGTCCTGGCGGGGCACGCCGACGGCGACCATGTTGGACTGCGGAACGTCGATGCCCGACTTCGGCAGGTCTACGGGGACGAACACGGACTCGTCATCGAAACCGCACCGGGCGAGGGCACCCTGATCACCATCCGCGTGCCGAAGTCCCAGCCGAGCCATGATGCCTGAGGCTAATCTATAACCATGATCAACGTACTCGTCGCCGACGACGAGCTCCCCGCCGTTGAAGAGCTCGCCTTCCTGCTGGGCCGGGACGAGCGCATCGGTACCATCCACCGCGCAGTCTCGGGCGCCGAAGCCCTCAGCGCCCTCGAAACGGAATCCGTGGACGCTGTCTTCCTGGACATCCACATGCCCGCGCTTTCCGGTTTGGACATCGCCCGTGCCATCTCGCGCAGCCCCCGCCCTCCCGCCGTCGTCTTCGTCACCGCTGACGAGGACTGTGCGCTTGAGGCGTTCGAACTGGCCGCCGTCGACTATCTGCTCAAACCGGTCCGTGCCGAGCGCCTGGCGCGGTCCATCAGCCGCATCAGCGAGCTCATCAAGGACGGCAGCAAGGTCCCCGAGATGATCACGGTTGACCAAGGCGGAACAACCCGGATGATCCGGAGGGACGACGTCAGCTACGTCCAGGCCCAGGGAGACTACGCCCGGCTGCACACCGCGGAGGCGAGCTACTTGATCCGGGTACCCCTGAGCGACCTCGAACAGCAGTGGGCGGAAGCCGGATTCATCCGCATCCACCGTTCGTATCTGATGTCCCTCAACCACGTGGGGCATATGAAACTCGCTGCGGCACGGCCAAGTGTCACCGTGGCCGGAGCCGAACTGCCGATCAGCCGCAGGCACCTTCCGGCCGTGCGGGACAAACTCGAGGCCACCCGGATCCGGCCACAAGGATGACCCGCGTCAGGGTCACGGCCCCGCAGTCAGCTGCCCGGATAGCCCCCAAGCGTCCATACCATTCGCGCGAAGCTGCCGAGGACTCGGACGTCGGGCAGGTCTTCGTCCGGTCACTCATCCGTTCGCAGTTGCGCCTGGCCGTGGTCGTGGCTTCCGGATTCCTGCTGGTGCTGGCCGCCTACGGCTCCATGGTGGCGTTGGTGCCCCAGCTCGCGCAAATGCGGATTCTGGGCATCCCGGTCAATTGGATCATCCTCGGAGCGGCGCTTTATCCGGTGATCGGCCTGAGCGCATGGCTGTACAACCGCTCCGCGGCAAGGAACGAAGCCCGCTACCGCGATCTTGTGGAGGAGAAGTGAATCCCGCCGTCGGGCTCGCGGCTTTTCTGGGTGTGGCGCTTGCGACAGCGTCGATCGGCTTCCACGGGCTACGCATTTCGCGTACCACGGGCGACTTTTACGTGGCATCCCGCACTGTCCGGCCATGGTGGAATGCCTCGGCGATCGGCGGCGAATACCTGTCGGCGGCGAGTTTCCTGGGCGTCGCGGGGCTGATTCTGCTGACCGGAACGGACGCTCTGTGGTTCCCCGTGGGCTACACGGCGGGCTACCTGATGCTGTTGCTGTTCGTGGCCGCCCCCTTGCGCCGATCGGGCGCCTACACGATTCCGGATTTCACGGAGGCCAGGCTCGAGTCGAAAGCCGTCCGCCGGGTCACGAGCCTTGTCGTCGTTGCTGTCGGATGGCTCTACATCGTGCCGCAGCTTCAAGGCGCCGGGCTCACCATCCGGATCAGCACGGGATTGCCTTCCTGGGTAGGCTCCATCGCCGTCGTCGCCGTGGTCTGCGTGACAGTAGTGGCTGGTGGCATGCGTTCCATCACCTTCGTCCAGGCTTTCCAATACTGGCTCAAGCTCACGGCCTTGGCCGTGCCTGTGGTGTTCCTGATGCTGAACCAGACCGGCGGCGGCTCACCGGTCCTGGCGGAGGCATCCAGCAATCCCACGGGCCTCCCCGCAGCCGGGCTCTACCAGACTGTCTCGCTCCTGGTGGCGCTGCTTTTCGGAACACTGGGACTCCCCCACGTCCTTGTCCGCTTCTACACCAACCCGGACGGCCAATCGGCCCGCCGGACCACCCTTATCGTGCTGGGCCTGTTATCGGTCTTCTATTTGTTCCCGACGGCGTCCGGCCTGCTCGGTCGGGTCTTCGCACCTGAGCTTGCACGCAACGGACGGCCCGACGCCCTGGTCCTGCTGCTGCCTGGAAAGCTGCTGGGCGGGGTGCCCGGCGATCTTCTGTCGGCATTGGTGGTTGCCGGCGCGTTTGCGGCATTCCTCTCGACGACGTCGGGATTGGTCGTTTCGCTGGCCGGCGTCATCAGCCAGGACCTCCTTGGCGGGAGCGTGCACGGATTCCGGGTGGCCACCCTCCTGGCCGCCGTAGTCCCCCTGGCTTTTGCATTCACGACGGATTCGATGGCCCTGGCCGGCAGTGTAGGGCTGGTGTTCGCTTTCACGGCGTCCACCATATGTCCGGTCCTGGTGCTGGGCATTTGGTGGCGTGGCCTGAGCGACGCAGGGGCCATTGCCGGCATGCTGACCGGAGCCGTCCTGTGCGGGGGTGCGCTGGTATCAAGCACGCTCATCGGTTCGGCCGCACCCGGATGGATTGCCCAGCCCGCGGCGTGGACGGTGCCGGCCGCGTTTGCCGTGATGGTACTCGTCTCGAGGGCTACGAAACACCGGGTCCCCGGGACCGTGGCCCGGCTGATGACCAGGCTTCATGTCCCGGAACGACCGGTGGCCACGGAGCGCCAGCTCCGCTGAGGCTCAGCTCAGGGAGCTGAGGGCGAGGGCCGCTGACGGCGCCGGGCGTCCGCCTGGGTTTTGCTAGTCGATCGCCGCCATGAGCTCGACAACCCGGTCGAGGAAGGCATCAACCTGCGCCTCTTCGTAGCCGTCGCGCCCGCGGGCCTCGGAGAAAGCGGCTCGGCGGACGTTGTCGACGCTCAGCGGTTTGTCGTTCTCCAAGTAACCGATCAGGGAGACGCACAAGGCATCGACCTCGGCGATGTTGTAGCTGCGCGCACGCTTCTTGTCCGGCCGGCGGAAACGTTCGCCATCAGGCCGGTGCAAACGGCCGCGCAACACTCCGGAGAGTTTGCCGATCTTCAGCAACCAGGCTTCCTCGCCTTCGGCCGCTATCAGCTCGTCGCGTTCACGCCGGGCGAAGGCATCTTCGAGGCGGTCCAATGCGG is part of the Arthrobacter ramosus genome and harbors:
- a CDS encoding DUF485 domain-containing protein translates to MGNEAQTPDAAASVDFQEVQQTGQFQELRKRHRSFVFPMAIAFLLWYFAYVLLADYAVGFMSTKLWGNINVGLVLGLLQFVSTFGITAWYVHYSNRKLDPIATEIRNEIEGHEFDKGSAMRGAAK
- a CDS encoding histidine kinase, translated to MPDSPLVTAAAIAVIVLAVAVVVGVGLKVIRSFRELGTDAERATYQTLHAASRAGQHLRTGLHAAGAAKASRQLRSLLGCDALAITDTESVLAWDGAAEELKAVLMELASGVLSDGRTVVVPASHALNAVVAPIRAGNRVVGAVAAFAPQTGAGLVRATSELADWVAVQVELAELDASRTLLMEAEVRALRAQISPHFIYNSLNAIASFINTDPARARELVVEFADFTRYSFRRHGDFTTLAEELRSIDRYLLLEKARFGDRVQVSLRIAPEVLSTVIPFLSLQPLVENAVRHGFEAKEGPGHITICANDSGAFAEVTIEDDGVGIDPEHLRSVLAGHADGDHVGLRNVDARLRQVYGDEHGLVIETAPGEGTLITIRVPKSQPSHDA
- a CDS encoding LytR/AlgR family response regulator transcription factor, yielding MINVLVADDELPAVEELAFLLGRDERIGTIHRAVSGAEALSALETESVDAVFLDIHMPALSGLDIARAISRSPRPPAVVFVTADEDCALEAFELAAVDYLLKPVRAERLARSISRISELIKDGSKVPEMITVDQGGTTRMIRRDDVSYVQAQGDYARLHTAEASYLIRVPLSDLEQQWAEAGFIRIHRSYLMSLNHVGHMKLAAARPSVTVAGAELPISRRHLPAVRDKLEATRIRPQG
- a CDS encoding cation acetate symporter, yielding MNPAVGLAAFLGVALATASIGFHGLRISRTTGDFYVASRTVRPWWNASAIGGEYLSAASFLGVAGLILLTGTDALWFPVGYTAGYLMLLLFVAAPLRRSGAYTIPDFTEARLESKAVRRVTSLVVVAVGWLYIVPQLQGAGLTIRISTGLPSWVGSIAVVAVVCVTVVAGGMRSITFVQAFQYWLKLTALAVPVVFLMLNQTGGGSPVLAEASSNPTGLPAAGLYQTVSLLVALLFGTLGLPHVLVRFYTNPDGQSARRTTLIVLGLLSVFYLFPTASGLLGRVFAPELARNGRPDALVLLLPGKLLGGVPGDLLSALVVAGAFAAFLSTTSGLVVSLAGVISQDLLGGSVHGFRVATLLAAVVPLAFAFTTDSMALAGSVGLVFAFTASTICPVLVLGIWWRGLSDAGAIAGMLTGAVLCGGALVSSTLIGSAAPGWIAQPAAWTVPAAFAVMVLVSRATKHRVPGTVARLMTRLHVPERPVATERQLR
- a CDS encoding DivIVA domain-containing protein; amino-acid sequence: MAVDIRRQIPAAFERVAHSKYGYNAKQVDQFFQRARLSFENRAEAAEKIGSSDVRAVSFDPVKGGYDATAVDAALDRLEDAFARRERDELIAAEGEEAWLLKIGKLSGVLRGRLHRPDGERFRRPDKKRARSYNIAEVDALCVSLIGYLENDKPLSVDNVRRAAFSEARGRDGYEEAQVDAFLDRVVELMAAID